In one window of Gammaproteobacteria bacterium DNA:
- a CDS encoding YncE family protein: protein MLSIPRAGAAALLLLSAGCVSGSGAGTDAGGGPMARAVDPGAVYWLYVGAESADLIHRIRFDGALTLEQTTMVGEIPTETEGPHGLRISPDGRHLYMTTGHGFPDGKLWKFEAGADTVVAEPILLGYFPATIDLTPDGLYAFVVNFNLHGEHVPSTVSVVYTPDLVEVEQIETCTMPHGARMAPDGLFLYSNCMMDEQVVEIDTRTFEVARRFSVAPGREGPLDAEGGGARMAGGMSGMGTGAMAGAQCSPTWVQPSPDGLSLYVACNAGSRILHLDRQSWELTRVLQAGTGPYNLAITPDGRLLVATLKQGAGVEFFDLRTGESLARVPTTTTVTHGVEVSPDSRYAFVSSEGVGAEPGKVDVFDLSDFSRVGDVEVGQQAGGIAFWRMELP from the coding sequence ATGTTGTCGATACCACGTGCAGGCGCCGCGGCGCTGCTGCTGCTCTCTGCCGGGTGCGTCTCCGGGTCCGGAGCCGGCACGGACGCGGGCGGCGGCCCGATGGCGCGCGCGGTCGACCCGGGCGCGGTGTACTGGCTCTACGTGGGCGCGGAGTCGGCCGACCTGATCCACCGCATCCGCTTCGACGGCGCGCTCACCCTGGAGCAGACCACCATGGTGGGCGAGATCCCCACCGAAACCGAGGGGCCCCACGGGCTCCGCATCTCGCCCGACGGCCGCCACCTGTACATGACTACCGGGCACGGCTTTCCGGACGGGAAGCTGTGGAAGTTCGAGGCGGGCGCGGACACGGTCGTGGCGGAGCCCATCCTGCTGGGCTACTTCCCGGCGACCATCGACCTCACCCCGGACGGGCTCTACGCCTTCGTGGTCAACTTCAACCTGCACGGCGAGCACGTGCCATCCACGGTCTCGGTGGTCTACACGCCCGACCTGGTCGAGGTGGAGCAGATCGAGACCTGCACCATGCCGCACGGCGCGCGCATGGCGCCGGACGGGCTGTTTCTCTACTCCAACTGCATGATGGACGAGCAGGTGGTCGAGATCGACACCCGCACCTTCGAGGTGGCGCGCAGGTTTTCGGTCGCGCCCGGGCGCGAGGGCCCGCTCGATGCGGAAGGCGGCGGCGCGCGCATGGCGGGCGGCATGAGCGGGATGGGCACCGGAGCGATGGCGGGCGCTCAATGCTCGCCCACCTGGGTGCAGCCCTCGCCCGACGGACTCAGCCTCTACGTCGCCTGCAACGCCGGCAGCCGCATTCTGCATCTGGACCGCCAGAGCTGGGAGCTGACCCGCGTGCTGCAGGCCGGCACCGGTCCCTACAACCTCGCGATCACGCCCGACGGCCGCCTGCTGGTCGCGACGCTCAAGCAGGGGGCGGGGGTGGAGTTCTTCGACCTCCGCACTGGCGAAAGCCTCGCGCGCGTGCCCACCACGACCACGGTCACGCACGGCGTGGAAGTGTCGCCGGACTCGCGCTACGCCTTCGTGAGTTCCGAGGGGGTGGGCGCCGAGCCGGGCAAGGTGGACGTGTTCGACCTCTCCGACTTCTCCCGCGTGGGAGATGTGGAGGTGGGACAGCAGGCCGGCGGCATCGCGTTCTGGAGGATGGAGCTGCCCTGA
- a CDS encoding isochorismatase family protein yields the protein MTRIGWVVDVQRDFMEPDGRLYVRDLFDEGDPGAVTAEPRLMEAVEWMHAHAGLVVYTGDWHGYDDAEIDAKNPDPGKGTYPPHCMGRSTDPAERLGAEIIPSLASSDCLVLQVHATPVEVHALVARWRRRPRPVLIRKDRFDVFEGNRGADLFVESIARTLDPVEFFVAGVARDVCVTQAIDGLQARGHRVTAIRDAMWGLGLEAEEDTLARWRRKGQVIEVADLPRGETESGGVGARRLSAPSPTGDRQPGAGR from the coding sequence ATGACACGCATCGGATGGGTGGTGGATGTGCAGCGGGACTTCATGGAGCCGGACGGGCGACTGTACGTGCGCGACCTGTTCGACGAAGGCGATCCCGGAGCGGTGACGGCCGAGCCCCGGCTGATGGAGGCCGTCGAATGGATGCATGCCCACGCCGGCCTGGTGGTGTATACGGGGGACTGGCACGGCTACGACGACGCCGAGATCGATGCGAAGAACCCGGATCCGGGGAAGGGCACCTACCCGCCCCACTGCATGGGTCGGTCAACGGATCCCGCGGAGCGCCTCGGCGCAGAGATCATTCCCTCGCTCGCCTCCTCCGACTGTCTCGTGCTGCAGGTGCACGCGACGCCTGTCGAGGTGCACGCGCTGGTGGCGCGCTGGCGCCGCCGTCCCCGGCCGGTGCTCATCCGCAAGGACCGCTTCGACGTCTTTGAGGGCAATCGGGGGGCCGACCTCTTCGTGGAGTCGATCGCGCGCACGCTCGATCCGGTGGAGTTCTTCGTGGCCGGGGTGGCGCGCGACGTGTGCGTGACCCAGGCGATCGACGGCCTCCAGGCGCGCGGCCACCGGGTCACCGCCATCCGGGACGCCATGTGGGGTCTCGGGCTCGAGGCGGAGGAGGACACCCTGGCGCGCTGGCGGAGGAAGGGGCAGGTCATCGAGGTGGCCGACCTTCCGCGCGGCGAGACCGAGTCCGGTGGCGTGGGAGCCCGCCGATTATCCGCGCCCTCGCCGACGGGTGACCGGCAGCCCGGGGCCGGCCGGTAA
- a CDS encoding M3 family metallopeptidase, producing MPDAVTPPAAGSPPTFAGITASGLAPSVRAVLERAQAEIDDLAGSGGPPASYDNTIQRLDDIVQQVEEELAPVTVLLAVAETPELRDAYNAVLPEIAAFWSRLPLHRGLWAAVRAFSGTPEAEALGPLRRRNLDRMMHQFRSAGADLGDEARVRVEEIRVELSRLERRFSENVLDATEAFRLHIPEDERPRLDGIPGTALELARHKARTEDLEGWLLTLDFPSFEPVLKYAHDRELRRQLHRAYVGRCRDGELDNRPVIARILELRRELAGLLGYGDFSDYRLDDAMARTGTRAFDFVSDLRERTLPYWQRDLAMIREKAARMGLGPLKPWDLAYVAEALRRERFRFDDEVTRPWFPLDRVLAGLFEIVERVFGVRVEEVPARDVWHEDVRSYHLTAEDGTRLGSFHTDWFPRTGKRQGAWMATLTTGGPQPDGDFVPHTGMMAGNFAPPVPGRPALLTHRSVQTIFHEFGHLLHHCTSRVPLPSRSGMHVPWDWVEVPSQIMENWTWEREALSIFSGHHETGEPLPDDLYRRMLAARRFMGGQAQMRQLGFATLDLRLHREYDGTRELMSYAEEVMRPFAPEESFARSHILTTFSHLFAGGYASAYYSYMWSEVLEADAFGRFRREGVLSRETGAAFMGTILAQGDSREPDEMFRAFMGRDPDPDALLRRNLGELDEGRAAT from the coding sequence ATGCCGGACGCCGTCACGCCGCCAGCTGCCGGGTCGCCGCCCACATTTGCGGGCATCACGGCGTCCGGTCTGGCGCCGTCGGTGCGCGCCGTGCTGGAACGCGCGCAGGCGGAGATCGACGACCTCGCCGGGAGCGGCGGGCCGCCCGCGAGCTACGACAATACCATCCAGCGCCTCGACGACATCGTTCAGCAGGTGGAGGAAGAGCTGGCGCCGGTCACGGTTCTGCTCGCCGTCGCTGAAACTCCGGAGCTGAGGGACGCCTACAACGCGGTGCTGCCCGAGATCGCGGCCTTCTGGTCGCGGCTCCCGCTGCACCGCGGCCTGTGGGCGGCGGTGCGGGCATTCTCCGGCACCCCCGAGGCGGAAGCGCTCGGCCCGCTCCGCCGCCGCAACCTCGACAGGATGATGCACCAGTTCCGGTCCGCCGGCGCCGATCTGGGCGACGAGGCCCGCGTCCGCGTCGAGGAGATCCGGGTCGAGCTGTCGCGGCTGGAGCGGCGCTTCTCGGAAAACGTTCTCGACGCCACGGAAGCGTTCCGGCTGCACATCCCCGAGGACGAGCGCCCGCGACTCGACGGGATCCCGGGCACCGCCCTCGAGCTGGCCCGCCACAAGGCCCGGACGGAAGACCTGGAAGGTTGGCTGCTGACGCTGGATTTCCCGTCCTTCGAACCCGTGCTCAAGTACGCCCACGACCGCGAGCTGCGCCGGCAACTCCACCGGGCCTATGTGGGACGCTGCCGGGACGGCGAACTCGACAACCGCCCGGTCATCGCGCGCATCCTGGAGTTGAGACGCGAACTCGCGGGCCTGCTCGGCTACGGGGACTTCTCCGACTATCGCCTGGACGATGCCATGGCGCGCACCGGAACCCGCGCCTTCGACTTCGTCAGCGACCTGCGCGAGCGCACGCTTCCGTACTGGCAGCGCGATCTGGCGATGATCCGGGAAAAGGCCGCGCGCATGGGGCTCGGGCCGCTGAAGCCCTGGGACCTGGCATACGTGGCGGAGGCGCTCCGGCGCGAGCGCTTCCGGTTCGACGACGAGGTCACCCGCCCCTGGTTTCCCCTCGACCGGGTCCTCGCCGGCCTGTTCGAGATCGTGGAGCGGGTGTTCGGCGTGCGGGTCGAGGAGGTGCCGGCCAGGGACGTATGGCACGAGGACGTGCGCTCCTATCACCTCACCGCGGAGGACGGCACCCGCCTTGGGTCGTTCCACACCGACTGGTTCCCGCGCACCGGCAAGCGCCAGGGGGCGTGGATGGCGACGCTGACCACCGGAGGTCCGCAGCCGGACGGGGACTTCGTTCCCCACACCGGCATGATGGCCGGCAACTTCGCCCCGCCCGTGCCGGGCAGGCCGGCCCTGCTCACGCACCGCAGCGTCCAGACCATCTTTCACGAGTTCGGGCATCTCCTGCACCACTGCACCTCGCGGGTGCCGCTGCCTTCCCGCTCGGGGATGCACGTGCCCTGGGACTGGGTGGAAGTGCCCTCGCAGATCATGGAAAACTGGACCTGGGAGCGCGAGGCGCTGTCCATCTTCTCCGGGCACCACGAGACGGGGGAGCCCCTGCCCGACGACCTGTACCGGCGCATGCTGGCGGCGCGCCGCTTCATGGGCGGCCAGGCGCAGATGAGGCAGTTGGGGTTCGCGACCCTCGACCTGCGGCTTCATCGGGAGTACGATGGCACACGGGAGTTGATGTCGTACGCGGAAGAGGTCATGAGGCCGTTCGCTCCGGAAGAGAGCTTCGCCAGGAGCCACATCCTCACCACCTTCAGCCACCTGTTTGCGGGTGGCTACGCCTCGGCCTACTACAGCTACATGTGGTCCGAGGTGCTGGAGGCGGATGCCTTCGGGAGGTTCCGCAGGGAAGGGGTCCTCTCCCGGGAGACGGGCGCGGCTTTCATGGGCACCATCCTGGCGCAGGGGGACAGCCGCGAACCGGACGAGATGTTCCGCGCCTTCATGGGGCGGGACCCGGATCCGGACGCACTGCTGAGGCGCAATCTGGGGGAGTTGGACGAGGGCCGGGCGGCAACGTGA